One window from the genome of Oreochromis niloticus isolate F11D_XX linkage group LG20, O_niloticus_UMD_NMBU, whole genome shotgun sequence encodes:
- the tns2a gene encoding tensin-2 isoform X5, which translates to MERVMERNYDFDLTYITERIISVFFPPKLEEQRYRLNLKEVAAMLKSKHQEKFLLLNLSERRHDITRLNPKVHDFGWPDLHAPPLDKICAICKAMENWLNSDPQHVVVLHCKGNKGKTGVIIAAYMHYSKISAGADQALSTLAMRKFCEDKVSSSLQPSQNRYIYYFGGLLSGAIKMNSSPLFLHQVLIPSLPNFQGEGGYYPFLKIYQSMQLVYTSGIYDLQGTGGRRLCVTIEPALLLKGDIMVKCYHRRAQSADRDTVFRLQFHTCTIHGSQLWFGKGELDEACTDERFPSDATVEFVFSSGPERIKGREYHKNDPAVTVDYNTADPVVRWDSYENFNQRYQDSLEDIAHTRGPLDGSLYAQIKKRRGPGSGSLTSTNGSIAGGVVAEDRPDHRITQGSDSGLSAHSLHLNQSSIHPDHQEESNRPPPPTRQEREELERLLGGIEGSRDGERETAILDDGDSIQSERTGTLRLSRSCSCRDGYRSQRCAEPGCDRTLLMPNGYCLDRAPGTNGHHGAPPSASPNPAGPPSHMDLCQHYSPHSHQSLPPPDLVWDRQSGSPHYLHRSCSEAPSSRHICPYPSADLTPHAHNHPHHHPMSAPGRLCYREDEYTPYHHPPPPHSHHHPHPHQKPATSPTYHDIMLMDGLPPPGCPCRDCSMRREDSAAYHTLRMERGDSFHWDREAELHQREVGLRRTREELPRGSEVHWERDPGLRRGRELSLHWERDREAELQWERDREAEYWHRRATVASYGPQGQDLLAFTFDPLPSGHPAYPEASRSHAHSHLDMKYSSSSSGYQTPRQVCPCSPYQPSPSESRGYASGYQSESTSPLPPASAVMGHCGHSSGPAEHNHNHHHHHPDSQQSYSSDSHTDGLRSSGESVGWRDHITHGSFKRVHRNGHAACSTPSDMSGSPTPVHTSSPLCTQESPSPGRREYDIRTTDIINDYEAPQPHEGHCRTNVIQESPERQRSSTERLEPHTKEAQSHTASPKQTESTNQSPPPTNLPPAAPQQQHCSSDMSSAHDSVTPTTTNQAHCQTPSSPVHTSPISDAHPHPTGPLQTFTPAGAGGPPSAMSQPQSHTQVTSSVGASVAQVNGSSPTRESHAEVPKHTSTTNPTSSPAPSSPQPGPSSMDGSPVSDAPVPGFATLGRRLMLSGSDPHHHLNHTQQHGPPHHNYQASTEHSAAVDTNKRPCYSPHTPQPHPASYSSYTTISIPLPHPQPPLPEKRHLPGHSGSPSDGVKPAHVPASTAAQHQHHVTFSPTVGEIAPPAGQNDQVEAEAANRVSVKFVQDSSKFWYKPSISREQAIAALKEREPGTFLIRDSNSFQGAYGLALKVVTPPPNVSNHSNKVSDPLEQLVRHFLIETSPRGVKIKGCQNEPYFGSLSALVYQHSITPISLPCALKIPEKDLIGEVQEVQPVSNISTAADLLKQGAACNVLYLNSVETESLTGPQAIAKATDATLGRSPRPAATVVQFKVTSQGITLTDNQRRVFFRRHYPVNSVTFSSIDPKDRRWTNSDNTTVKVFGFVAKKPGSTAENVCHLFAELDPDQPASAIVNFINKVMLSQRR; encoded by the exons ATGGAGCGAGTGATGGAACGAAACTACGACTTCGACCTGACCTACATCACTGAGAGGATCATCTCCGTCTTCTTCCCTCCGAAGCTGGAAGAGCAGAGATACCGGCTGAACCTGAAGGAGGTGGCTGCCATGCTCAAGTCCAAACACCAGGAAAAGTTTCTG CTCCTGAATCTCTCTGAAAGGCGCCACGATATCACCCGACTGAACCCAAAG GTCCACGACTTTGGCTGGCCCGACCTCCACGCCCCACCGCTGGATAAGATCTGTGCCATATGCAAGGCCATGGAGAACTGGTTGAACTCTGACCCCCAGCACGTGGTGGTCTTACACTGCAAG GGGAACAAAGGTAAAACAGGCGTCATTATCGCAGCCTACATGCACTACAGCAAGATCTCTGCAGG GGCGGACCAGGCTCTCAGTACTCTTGCCATGAGGAAGTTCTGTGAAGATAAGGTGTCCTCGTCCCTCCAGCCGTCCCAAAACAG GTATATATATTACTTTGGAGGCCTTCTGTCTGGGGCGATCAAGATGAACAGCAGCCCTCTCTTCCTTCATCAAGTACTCATCCCGTCGCTCCCCAACTTCCAAGGGGAAGGAG GTTACTACCCCTTCTTGAAAATCTACCAGTCCATGCAGTTGGTCTACACTTCAGGCATATA TGACCTTCAAGGCACTGGAGGCAGAAGACTGTGTGTGACCATTGAACCAGCACTGCTGCTAAAGGGTGACATCATG GTCAAGTGCTACCACAGGCGAGCTCAAAGTGCTGACAGAGACACCGTGTTCAGACTGCAGTTCCACACCTGCACCATCCACGGATCCCAGCTGTGGTTTGGCAAAGGGGAGCTGGACGAAGCGTGTACTG ATGAGCGTTTCCCATCTGATGCCACAGTGGAGTTTGTCTTCTCCTCCGGACCAGAGCGGATCAAAG GCCGTGAATATCACAAGAATGACCCGGCTGTCACAGTGGACTACAACACCGCTGACCCCGTGGTTCGCTGGGATTCCTATGAGAATTTTAACCAGCGATACCAGGACAGCCTGGAAG ATATTGCCCACACCAGAGGTCCTCTGGATGGTAGCCTCTACGCTCAGATAAAGAAGCGGCgaggtccaggctctggttCCCTCACCTCAACCAACGGCAGCATCGCAGGGGGAGTAGTTGCAGAAGACAGGCCCGATCACCGCATCACCCAAGGCTCTGACTCCGgcctttcagcacattccctcCATTTGAACCAGTCTTCTATCCATCCAGACCATCAGGAGGAGTCCAATCGTCCACCGCCGCCCACCAGACAGGAAAGGGAGGAGCTCGAACGTCTTCTCGGAGGCATCGAGGGAAGCCGAGATGGAGAGCGAGAGACCGCCATTTTGGATGATGGAGATTCTATTCAGTCGGAGAGAACGGGGACACTGAGGCTCAGTCGGTCATGTTCCTGCCGGGATGGTTACCGGTCACAGCGCTGTGCAGAGCCAGGATGCGACCGCACCCTTCTCATGCCTAATGGTTACTGCCTCGATCGGGCTCCAGGGACCAACGGTCACCACGGGGCTCCTCCTTCGGCTAGCCCCAACCCCGCTGGTCCACCATCACACATGGATCTGTGCCAACACTATAGCCCCCACTCCCACCAGTCCCTCCCACCTCCAGATCTGGTGTGGGACCGTCAGAGTGGCTCGCCGCACTACCTGCACCGCTCCTGCTCAGAGGCTCCGTCATCGCGTCATATCTGTCCTTACCCATCAGCAGATCTTACCCCTCACGCTCACAACCACCCCCATCACCACCCTATGTCTGCCCCAGGCCGCCTTTGCTATCGGGAAGATGAGTACACACCCTATCACCACCCTCCTCCACCTCACAGCCACCACCATCCCCACCCGCACCAGAAACCAGCCACCAGCCCTACTTACCATGACATCATGCTAATGGATGGTCTGCCGCCCCCTGGCTGTCCTTGCAGAGACTGCAGCATGAGGAGAGAGGACTCGGCTGCCTATCACACCCTCAGGATGGAGCGTGGCGACAGCTTCCATTGGGACAGAGAAGCGGAGCTTCATCAGAGAGAGGTGGGGCTTAGGAGAACCAGGGAGGAGTTACCCAGGGGGTCAGAGGTCCACTGGGAAAGGGACCCAGGGCTGAGACGAGGCAGAGAACTGTCCCTTCACTGGGAGCGAGACAGGGAGGCGGAGCTGCAGTGGGAGAGGGACAGAGAGGCTGAATATTGGCACAGGAGAGCCACCGTAGCCTCCTATGGCCCACAGGGCCAAGATCTTCTAGCCTTTACCTTTGACCCCTTGCCATCAGGTCACCCAGCTTATCCAGAGGCATCGAGGTCCCACGCTCATTCCCACCTGGACATGAagtacagcagcagcagcagtggttACCAGACACCACGTCAGGTGTGCCCCTGCTCACCTTACCAACCCTCACCGTCTGAGAGCAGGGGCTACGCATCAGGCTACCAGTCCGAGTCCACGTCCCCGCTGCCTCCTGCTTCCGCTGTGATGGGCCACTGCGGCCATAGCAGCGGACCAGCAGAGCATAACCACAACCACCATCATCACCATCCAGACTCACAGCAGTCATACAGCTCTGACTCACACACTG ATGGCCTCCGTAGTTCTGGTGAAAGCGTGGGCTGGAGGGATCACATTACCCATGGTTCTTTTAAAAGGGTGCACAGAAACGGCCATGCCGCGTGTTCCACACCATCCGACATGTCTGGATCGCCCACTCCTGTTCACACCAGCAGTCCTCTATGCACACAGGAAAG CCCCAGTCCAGGAAGGAGAGAGTATGACATTCGAACCACAGACATCATCAATGACTACGAGGCCCCCCAGCCTCACGAGGGCCACTGTCGCACTAACGTCATCCAGGAATCACCGGAAAGGCAAAGAAGCAGCACAGAGCGCCTGGAGCCACACACCAAAGAAGCACAGTCACACACAGCCTcaccaaaacaaacagaatccaccaatcagagccCTCCACCAACAAACCTGCCCCCAGCTGCTCCTCAACAGCAGCACTGTAGCTCAGATATGTCCTCAGCTCATGATTCTGTGACACCAACCACCACAAACCAAGCACACTGCCAGACACCTTCTTCCCCTGTCCATACTTCACCTATATCAGATGCACACCCTCATCCCACTGGCCCGCTGCAGACCTTTACTCCTGCAGGAGCTGGTGGTCCACCATCTGCCATGTCACAGCCTCAGAGCCACACCCAAGTTACCAGCTCTGTGGGAGCATCTGTAGCACAGGTTAATGGATCCTCTCCAACCAGGGAATCTCACGCAGAGGTTCCTAAACACACCAGCACCACCAACCCAACATCTTCTCCTGCACCGTCATCCCCACAGCCTGGGCCCAGCAGCATGGACGGCTCCCCTGTGTCTGATGCACCAGTTCCCGGATTCGCTACCTTGGGTAGAAGGTTGATGCTGAGTGGGTCTGACCCCCACCACCACCTAAACCACACGCAACAACACGGACCCCCGCATCACAACTACCAAGCCAGCACGGAGCACAGTGCAGCTGTAGACACAAACAAGAGGCCCTGCTACTCTCCTCACACCCCACAACCTCACCCAGCCTCCTATTCCAGCTACACCACAATCTCCATCCCTCTTCCTCACCCCCAACCCCCCTTGCCAGAGAAGCGCCATTTGCCTGGACATTCGGGTTCACCCAGTGATGGGGTGAAACCAGCTCACGTGCCTGCCTCCACTGCtgcgcagcatcagcaccacgtCACGTTTTCTCCCACGGTGGGGGAAATTGCACCCCCTGCTGGCCAAAATGACCAAGTAGAGGCAGAAGCTGCGAACAGGGTCAGTGTGAAGTTTGTCCAGGATAGTTCCAAGTTTTGGTATAAGCCCAGCATCTCTAGAGAGCAAG CAATCGCAGCTCTGAAGGAAAGGGAGCCCGGCACTTTCCTAATCAGGGACAGTAACTCGTTCCAGGGAGCCTATGGGCTGGCTCTGAAGGTGGTTACACCTCCTCCCAATGTCAGCAACCACAGCAACAAAG TGAGCGACCCTCTGGAGCAGCTGGTGAGACATTTTCTCATTGAAACTAGTCCTCGAGGAGTGAAGATTAAAGGCTGTCAGAACGAGCCCTACTTTG GGAGTCTGTCTGCACTCGTCTACCAGCACTCCATCACACCCATCTCTTTGCCCTGCGCTCTTAAAATCCCTGAAAAGG ATCTCATAGGAGAGGTGCAGGAGGTTCAACCAGTCAGTAACATCAGCACAGCTGCTGACCTGCTGAAGCAGGGAGCGG